The following proteins are encoded in a genomic region of Devosia lucknowensis:
- a CDS encoding sugar ABC transporter substrate-binding protein, which translates to MTSLRILATSLTLTTAMSTAAFAQTELSFWYHGAGQPVERDIVVGIIDDFNTSQSEWKVVLQEFPQAAYNDSVVAAAVAGNLPDILDVDGPNMPNWAWAGYMQPLQLSEGALDGFLPGAIGEYDGEVYSVGLWDAAIAMYARKSTLEKFDIRVPTLEEPWTREEFDDILATLKDSGEFEYPLNLGMADQGEWYPYAFGPFLWSFGGDMVDRTTYETAEGALNGDAAVAFGEWWQSLFTNEYAPGTSQDMADHETGFIDGKYALQWNGNWVAVKTLEALGDDVLFLPAPDFGNGPKIGGASWQFGVAATSEHPEGASAFIEFALKPEYLAAFSDAIGLVPATAEAAALTENYKPGGALEVFYGLSEAQAMLRPVTPGYVFEALEFRKALADIANGADVVDALDAATDAINNDISRNNNYAAR; encoded by the coding sequence ATGACGTCCCTGCGCATTCTGGCCACAAGCCTGACCCTGACCACCGCGATGAGCACGGCAGCATTCGCACAGACCGAGCTCAGCTTCTGGTACCACGGTGCCGGCCAGCCGGTTGAGCGCGACATCGTCGTCGGCATCATCGATGACTTCAACACCTCGCAGAGTGAGTGGAAGGTCGTGCTGCAGGAATTCCCGCAGGCCGCCTACAACGATTCCGTCGTTGCCGCCGCTGTCGCCGGCAATCTGCCCGACATTCTCGACGTTGACGGCCCCAACATGCCGAACTGGGCCTGGGCCGGCTACATGCAGCCCCTGCAGCTCTCGGAAGGCGCTCTCGACGGTTTCCTGCCGGGCGCCATCGGCGAATATGACGGCGAAGTCTATTCGGTGGGCCTCTGGGACGCGGCGATCGCAATGTACGCCCGCAAGTCGACGCTCGAGAAGTTCGACATTCGTGTGCCGACCCTTGAGGAGCCGTGGACCCGCGAGGAATTCGACGACATCCTGGCAACGCTCAAGGATTCCGGCGAGTTTGAATATCCGCTGAACCTGGGCATGGCCGATCAGGGCGAATGGTATCCCTATGCCTTTGGCCCGTTCCTCTGGAGCTTCGGTGGCGACATGGTGGATCGCACCACCTACGAAACCGCCGAGGGCGCGCTCAATGGCGATGCAGCGGTAGCGTTCGGCGAGTGGTGGCAGAGCTTGTTCACCAACGAATATGCCCCGGGCACCAGCCAGGACATGGCTGACCATGAGACCGGCTTCATCGACGGCAAGTATGCCCTGCAGTGGAATGGCAACTGGGTCGCCGTGAAGACGCTCGAAGCCCTGGGTGACGACGTGCTGTTCCTGCCCGCACCGGATTTCGGCAACGGTCCCAAGATCGGCGGCGCATCCTGGCAGTTCGGCGTTGCGGCAACCTCCGAGCATCCTGAGGGCGCCAGCGCCTTTATCGAATTCGCGCTCAAGCCCGAATACCTGGCCGCATTCTCCGACGCGATTGGCCTCGTTCCGGCCACGGCCGAAGCCGCTGCGCTCACCGAAAACTACAAGCCCGGCGGCGCTCTGGAAGTCTTCTACGGTCTCTCGGAAGCCCAGGCCATGCTGCGTCCGGTGACCCCTGGCTACGTGTTCGAAGCGCTCGAATTCCGCAAGGCACTGGCCGATATCGCCAATGGTGCCGACGTCGTCGACGCGCTGGATGCGGCCACCGACGCCATCAATAACGATATCAGCCGCAACAACAATTACGCGGCGCGGTAA